ctgcggtgggccgggcacgtagctagaACGTCTCACAAtaatccagtgaaaatggttctcgacaacgatccgacgggaacaagaaggcgaggtgcacagcgggcaaggtgtaTCGATTACGTGGAGGACGATTTgaggaccctccgcagactgcgtggttggcgaattgcagccatggaccgagctaaatggagaagacttttatgtcacaggccactccggccttagtctggtaataaaaaaaaaaccttatacgTTCTACATAACTTACGGGGgaaatgttttcaaaacaattaaaaaatgaacaatgttcccccggattacggaacccatttcaattttccttccattcctcgaatTCTCCCTATCTCGTTGGTCCTTTCAATATTGAGAAGTGGAAAGGCGACTGTAGTTGTATTCACTCTTAATTCCACATCCGTATTTTAAATTTAAGTTTcccaaattaaaataaaaaccctgattaatccgtCTAGTTGTGATAGTGCATTTCTcgtgcaaattaaaaattgtattttgtccATATCTTCCGAGCTCCtatctggccaatttttgataggaaacaatgggacaggattctgcgtcaaatacaatttgttgcgagcaaatccgggcctcctataaaaagttcatttttggggCGTACATATAGCCTTCAACTATACTTAGtgttagtatacgagaaaggcaaaacaaaaacaaaaaaagaaaaacaaaagtgCGGCGCCGGGCCGCGGGCCGCAAggtaattttactttgatcaattcGTACGAAGTGATTTTAACaccaatattcgttttaatatCCTCAGCTGAtggatatatttgaaagctttcgtccaagtactaacATGTAAGGTGAAAGTTGATTTTTATTGCGTGACAAACAAATTAAGGGAAAAAACGcacaaaatgctgagcaccactgtcataaagagtctcggctccgttaagtgttatacacgcctgagcatgtcaaataaatgcaatagataaaaaaaaccttGGAACAAAATTGAATATCAACACCTTGaattttctcactaatcgataGTGATATATAATGGAAATACTCACGTAAAGAAAGATCGCAACGATCGATAAATAAAAGACAAGATCATGTTTTCATGGCAAAAAGAGATATTTACCAGTGGTTTCATTTAGTTCGTCGAAGGAACTTATTTAGGTCGTGATTTTGGCCTTGAGGAGCACTTGATTCTTTTCGGAAACGCCGGAAGTAATTTCTCGAGCCAAGAcgttgacagttcgtttggttGCCTGGAGTGGTTGTTATTTATCGCCAGTGTTTCCAAACCAAGAAAATGAAgagttcatttaaaaaatttctccctttcaaattcaaacatttttgcattcaaaggtacaatgtttcattaacaaaaaaaaacttttaaattgaaaattttgttctcACAGTAAATGATTCGCCACTCAAAATTACTCGAAATCAGCAACTTTTGAAACAAAGGTGCGATATTCAATCACTTTTTTTCTCTCTGTGTATCGTTAGATCTGGATGCACACTGACAAGTGATTTGGCCTTCAAAGCTTTTTAAACATAAATATGACCACTAATTAAAACGATCAATCGCACACTCAGATCTAAACGCGCTTCTACTTTTTTACTCATTTACCCGCCcgcacaaaaaaaattaaaaacttctaTGATCGCGCGATATTTTTACGTCCAACATAGAAAACGAGCAAACGCGCTCGgttttattttctaattaatttactcacccaacAAAGAAGAACCAAACAAATCTATGATTGCGCGAATGTTATGCGTCCGGTATAAAACACGAGCAAACGCGCATTGAAGgttttattttctaattaattcactcaatcgcgcgatcgttctgcgtccaacataaaatacgagCAAACGCGCACTCCGCGGAACAGGTTTGCTTAGTTTAGCTTAActaagactgactgtacatggttgctactctgtgattgatcagaactggtgtcaATTGagctacgatccaagtgaatagaggGTTTATCACCTATTCTCCAAGTACACGTTTCAAGAGTTCACAAATATAACGTTTttactcaaatcccgaacaggtTCATATCACAAACACTCCCCAAATGGAAATTTATCTAAAAAATTTCGATATTATTGCATAAATAAACGAGTTTTCTTGGCAGGCGTTCATATCTAAGACATCGTAATCGCTCAACGATGAGATTCGTTGAAATCAGCATTTTAGTGCATTCTAGgtggtgttcggaatttgagacaaTTTTTACTATGCTTTTTCGCCATTTGAGACAAAGTGTGGCAGGATAAAATTATTCAGTATTGATAgttacaataaataaaatactaatACATACAAAACTGAACATTCGGATCTCGAAAAAAATCCGCGCCCGGTATGAAACACGATCAATCTTGCACTAATTATTTAACTTTTTGACCGCACAAAAAAATTAACTACCAAATTGACAAATTTAGCGACCGGTATGAAACACGACCGATCTTGCACTAATGAATTTACTTTCCGACCGCATAGAACAAAAAAACACCCGGATCTCGAAAAAAATCAGCGTCTTTGAAACATTCTTGTACTAAAGACCCCATTTTGGTAACATTCGGTTTTGGCAACAAAACCCTCgacaaaaaccattcgattttggcaaaaagaaaaaagtattttctattttttgatATTGCTCATGAGTCACATAAATATCATAGTTCTTGTAAAAAACACTGGTTAGAACCCTAAACCaatgagaaaaaaattgtaaaaaaatgcgtAAAACAATTTTCAGTGTAAACGTTTAGATTttaaaatctgcgtaaaaaagtgtcacagtGTGTCTAGTGTCACAATTATGCGTCCGGTATGAAACACAATCGATCTCACACTCGTTTTATTACGTTATTTCGTTCTGCTTGGTGCCGTCGAAAAGCAAACTTAATTAGTGTTCGTTTGAACGTGTTTTGGAGGCGCAGAACGATCTCAAGATCCACGTAATtgagttttgctttgtgcggtcaaAAAAGAAGTCACATAACGATCACGAGATCCGCGTTAtttagttctgctttgtgcgatcgaaaaaaaaagtaattagtGCGTGTTCGAATAGGTTTTCGAAACACAAAACTATCTTGAGATCCGCGTTATTTCGTTCTACTTTGTGCtgttgaaaagaaaattaataAGTGCGCGTTCAAACGTTTTTTGGAGGCAAATAACGATATCGAGAACCGCGTTATTTGTTTCTGCTCTGTGCGCCCATGAAGTAAATTAATTATTGCGCGATCGTGTTTTTGAAGATCAGAACGATTTTGAGATCCGCGttatgttgttctgctttgtgtggTCGAAAAGAAAATTACTTAGAACGGAGGCGCAGAAGGATCTCTAAATCCACGTAATTCAGTTCTGCCTTGTGTTCAGTGAGACATAGGGGTGAGGggatggccaatttttgcgttacgtaataaatGGATCTCCCCTAAAAGCTCTTATTCTTAATTCAAGTCTCGGTTTACCttacaaacaaaaattacaatcCTTCCAAAACGACAAAAAAAAGTCCGTTTCTACATCGTTTCTGCTATGATCTGTCGAGTGAGGAATGTTAGGCTTATTCATATGTATGTTCAATACCTGTTCAATACAACAcagcttccatcaaagcgagtatcgtgtcaacattttcctacccatacttcaattgacctgcattcggacacggctgTTGCCTATATTGCTTAATATTTtatcaccagtttttacacatggaggatgatgttagtcccaaatatcattttttgtttttatttcactgtaattacagctggccaAGCAATAACTGTGTAGCAACCGTGGGCAGTCAATCATGTTCATGCTCACGGTTGTTCgttcaaacgacatttttatgGTCGTctgatccattcggccaaatgacacttttggTCATATGACCCGTTCGTCCGGTAcaacatttcggccaaacggcattttcggtcaaatgacctggtAGGTCAGGCGACAGTTTTGGTCAAACAACACTTTCGGCCGTATAACTCGCTcagtcaaatggccctttcggccaaacgatattttcggtcaaatgaccttttcggccaaacgacgatTTCGAAAGTATGACCagtatgacccgttcggccaaatggctcctTCTgacaaacaaccatttcggccaaatgaccaaattGGCCTTATGTCCCTCTCGGCCAAATTACATACATTTTCGCCTACCCATTTTCGACATCATAACCGTTTTGACCAAACGCCCAATTCAATTCGGCCAAGTGACATAAGGCCGAATGAGTTtctgccaaacgatcctttcccATAGCTAATACACTTGGAATTTTGTATAATATTTCGTTTTCATActgaattcccagaaattggtATAGATAGAAAGATTGGTGACTCAGACTTTTTAGAACAAGCGTATTGATGCAATTTACTCTTGGGGCTATGATTACTCATGACCAACAATAAGTTCCATCAATGAGGGTGGCAATGGCCCAGGGAGGTAAGATTGGGCCATTGCTTTCATGAACAGTTTACAGGTCGGATAActgaatcgttcaaaaaggtctctgatattttagttttcttgtCCATAGATAAATTAATTCCATTACAAAGGCATTCTTAGTTTGTTGAAACAGTGGTGCATTCTCATTCCCATTTAGCCCATTGTCACCCATGACGGTTCATCTAAATCTAATTTTACTGACCAAAATTCTGCACATATAAGCTAATTCGTCacgttttcttttctttttttgttcACCATTTCAGAGCTTATATCATGATCCCACCGACGACGGGCTACTACCAACAGCAACCTGCTTCAGCACAACAATACGCAGCTTATATGAGCGATCCGGATAATCAGGTGCAGACTTACTCCCACGGTGAATCCGGTCAACATAGTCCACAGCCTGCATTCAGCGGTCCTCCTGCACCAACCCCAGCTCCAGTTCAAAAAGCCCCTGGCGTGATCTATGCCACACCGTCATCAACTCCGGCACCTCATCGCCATCAATCACCATCGTCCGAATTCTCCATTGTGAAAAGTGTCGAAACTCCCGTCTACTATTCTCCGGACAATCATCTGAACTCCCCTCCAGTCTTCCATTTCACCCACTCTCCCGCCAAACCATCCATTCAAATCCATCAAGAAACTCAAACGCACTATCCATCATTAACGCACCCTAACAACGGAATTCTCAACTACTTTGGACTTCAGCACAAACATCCCACCAGCCTTCTGGACTCCTACGTTCCAAGCTCACTGCAACTCTCCCCCGTAAAACAGTTTCCATTCCCACCCAAACCGGCCCCAATATATCGCCCTTCTGTTCCACACTTCCACCATCATCTCCCGCCAACGCAGCAGCTGTTCTACCAACCAACTTACCCGGTTTCCCACACAGCTTATCCCATCTATCCCCCACACGCTCCATCCCTACCAGCGCAACCAATCCCGGCAGCATCCGCACCCATCTACAATACCATCGCCTATTCCGTTCCCCTGTCCCAGACCAAAACCGCCACACAGTACAAGCGATCGCCGGCCCTGGAAACCGTGGCCGGAGTCAAATATTCCCACCCCAGGGCAGTTATACCGGCCACCTCCCCATCAACGTCTCCCTTTTCTGGTGCCATCACGACCAAGCTTCAGCCGGCTTCCAAGTTTTAATTGAGATCATACCCACAGCAGCAATGCGATAAGTGCGATTTGCGAAACGACGAACCTCCCGGTATGGAACCGTGCAGTTACTGTTTAACTTATGATGGAATAAGATTAGTTTTAGAAAATAGGAGCTTAAGACGCCGACGACGAACGACTTATCTATACCAGAAagatgagattttgagattttagcGTTTAATCGCATTTAGCTTTTAAGAGAAGGATTTCGTGTATCTAAGAGTAGGACTGTAACGATGTGATTACCATTGTACTCGAAAACTTTTGTACAGTTgtttatttaattaaattaaatgttgaTTGTTACCATACAAATTTTTCAAAGTATATTTTTATCCGAAACTGGCCATTATGTGCCATTCTTATGTGTAAGAACCTGTACTTGAGAAAAGTAAGTCCGTACtttattcgaattttatttCATGGGTACTCTAACGAACAGATGCTTGAGAAAATCAAGCTTGATTTTCTCTTACCAAATTGATACGAAATAGTTGCTAGACATATGTATAAAAAAGTCTAGTTTCCTGTAAAGGTTTTGACAGATACAGATTTTGTTAAGTTTTGATACAGAATCAGCGATGGGAATGTAACGAATGAGATCCGATTCGTAGTTTATCAAAATGGTTGAATCAATGACATTTGGGCGTTGCCTGAAAACTATATTTATCGTTACCACATCAGAAGAATCATCAcataaaaatgtttattttttggctataaaaaacttttttattcGCTCATTAAATCAGGAGTAACAAACAACACACCTTCACGGTCACTAATAAATCGCGAAATATCACACGTTCACCTTTCGTACACTTACTGGCTCACATTTGCACTTGTCGAttgcccaaaaataattgcAGTTCTCTCACCATCCACCTGACCTTCGCGGAAAACCAGCGTGGCACCTTTCGGCTGAGGGCCAAAGACAAAAGCCCTTTTTCTATTTCTGTGCCACTCACTTTCCGCAGCCAATCAAGCAGATCGCCTAATAATGTGTTCTGCTAATTCGTTGAATGCAATGCCACAATGCCACAGGTCCACCCATATCGTTTTTATGCACCGGCGGTGACCGGGGTGCTGCATCTTGGCATCCACAATGGACCTTGATTGCCCAATTCTCCGTCACATACTCGCTGATGAACTCGTGCCTCGTTCAGTATGCTCGCACCCCAAATGGTACCGTGACGTGATCATTCAACAAGTTCTGCATACTGACCGATGCGATGTTTTGCAACCACTCCGGTATGATccgaaatcttcggaatttttctcgcttcttatttttctttcgTGCAAGTCATCCGTCGAATGGCACACAGCACGTTACTGCCTGTAACTGTAATAGGACTAATTTATCTCGTTCTGTTTTAATTTAATTGCACCGGGCGACTTAGAGCATCAATTAATGTGCGATTGATCGCGCGATCCGGTTGGACCAGTTGAACTTGATCTAGATCTTTCAATCGGGCTGACGCGGCCGTACCACCGTACCACCACCGAGTGACAGAGTGAAGTCGATGATCAAGGGCACCCCCGTTCAGTAACCGGATGTTTTATGTCCTGCAGAAACATAGCTGCATATCTGAGATGTGGTGCATATCGATGAAGCACCTTGGAGGAAGGTTGATCGTGATCATGGTCACGgtgtttcaaataaaattgaataaaataaaacgcATATGGATCGACGGAGGAATTCAACACAAAACACTGGTGTGATGTGGTTCGTTTCGTCATCAAGAATATAtaatagagtggggcgcagttgtatggaaaaacgcaaacttcgtccgatcaagtgagatcaaggtttttctgaatcgttttgggaccccaatcaactgtacaaaatatgggctcgattggttgcaacctcgcatgccgcatcgcgttttaaatttacatggagattagtatgggaaaacgtccttttttacatttttgcttttagcggcttcaatttatcatcaatcaagtgactcaatacgttagcatatagtctggaagatgccgaaagactttgccgaagaaggtacgtatctggaaggtctacaaaaaatgttattacatttcgaaaattgattgttcaaaccatatgcaagaaatcaatgtttctgctagcactaccggacaacctatggttatcgaagggcccatcttccttcttgtcggatttttttctttgtgaaataattccggatagctcccattagctctaaagccctattagatcaattattttgaaataacacgcagttaaattattggtctacgtagtacggcagtgctggcagaataaacgattttttgcatatggtttgaacactcaatcttcgaagcgttataacttttttcgttgACGTTCTAACAaagtgccttcttcagcaaagtttttcggcactctttgggttatactttaacgtaatgtgccacttggtttacgatgaactgaaacctctagtagtaaaaatgcaaaaatatacgttctcccatactaatttccatacaaacttaaaaagcgatgcggaaagcgaggaagcaaccaatcggtcccaaactctgcacagttgttcaggacccagaatggcttcgaaaaaccattgatttgaaaaaatgaccatgacgccccactctaatatataaTGGCTCCCACTGATCGATCTACAAATATGAAGGGAAAATCTTTAGAAAAGTTTTTTATTACTTGGTATTATTGTTCTTTAGTTGCAACTTTCCAGAATTCAAACTAATAATAATCTGTATGCAAGTCGTATTTTTCAAGTCATCGAACAAAAAGATAAAACCGGCAAACTTTCGATGTTTGCTGTGCGTTGTCGATATTtcgtaaactcgcaaaggcaacccttgctttcttgaaacgtgcgcctatgtcgatcttggtaccgccgtctgacgtcatttggctaccaagatattggaagatttcactgattgcccggctactgcGAAACTGTgggtcgccgtgtttacatccaacgatttggttttgttgacgtcagaggagcgacatccaatttttttactatggattttgacaggtttgcctgttcgctcttttttgggggataaatttatcccccagtgtcaaataaCCCCAATActaatttattttgcaatagtatgagcgtgaattttgaatgttttcgtttttacaggagaatatgatgcaaaacgcccataccactcaataatgcaacattaTACAATAATGAGAAAATAGAGACAAATTTAacgaattatcaattaaaacaattttacactcgattccatgcttcatacttaagaatgttcaacttatttgcacAATTAATAAGAATGCTAGttgcacaaggtactgtctatgcctttgttcgttttatatcattttcaccctcgcaattgttaatgttgcattcgcagtgcactcgtattggtgattcagaaaagatgtgacaaagatggcgtagcttgtcatccccgtggttgacgttgatgactaatcctgccgaagaggagcgctcgtatggcaggtgggtggcacgactccatgtttttgcagccaacatctcagtgtaaaattcatgatagtagtatgtgttttgtttacaaacatcacatttgattctcattaggatacagaactgtaagtgggatacggtcgcgcaatgttggttgcaaaacaaacctattgtgtgagatagggatgccaccgggctgtcgtaaggtcgttgagcttactctgcatatcagagcgaggagtgcaacttattattattattatcgtctttatttgagaggttttcagcccttggctggctcacctctggaagaggagtgcaacgtcatcagccaattcgaaatCGTTTAGGTGcttcatggttataggctgccataataGCCCAAGGTTTGGTTcatggtcaatcgcacctaTCATAATCTCGtggattacgatgaggaacagtaacggtgatagaatatatccttgcctcacaccagctacgacacTGATaaggtcggacaagaccccattgttcAGCCAGCACTCTACAAGAGAAGGCCTCCTAgagtgcctcgatgaggccggtGATTTTCTctggaacccccttgcgtctcagagcgccccacatattctcgtgattgagacggtcgaaagctttttacAAGTAATGAGTAAAGTCCCAAGAACGGAGTGTGACAATAAGATCATTAccggatcttccggcacggaatccggcctgctacCGCAGGAAAGTCGCATCCATATTCTCCTAAATCCGGAATGGGATAACTTTGCATGGGAATTTGAGAACGGTAGACAGAAATATAAAGCATCGCTAGTAGAACtagcactagttccaaccccaaagctgtcgacCGATCGGGTTCCCACTGTGTTGTTTTACAGTTTGGCAtcaggttcaccaatacaactgtactgcaactgtcaaaaccttataaggcttgctgacgtttagtcATTTTTCTCTTGGACGCGCGCGgaaaggataggatttgttttcatcgggaaacttcaatacttttctatcaGCATAATTATGCTTTAACAGAAATATGACTTCatgtgaatgaatccttagaattgTCGCACACACGCTTTCACCCCAACATTGCTAAAAAAAAGGCCGTAAAGGAAATATTGCGGCGAAcattgaaaatatttcaagaaaacaaAGATTATGCAAAAAGTACacggtcgaacattttaagTGTAAACATGAtttgaaaactgtcataacatttttttttgtctactGAGACACCAAACAACTCATAAACAGCAGCATTTCGAAAATCGATGTGGCAGATTCGTACAGCGGTCATGTATTGCTCTTCCAGAGAAAATATTCCTCTTTCCGGCTCAATTTAtaaactaccgcagctgtcacttcatacgTCTTGTTTACTGTTTTGCATGGCATTTTACGATGACAACGCCAAAAATcaggtttttgtttcagtgtttcGAATATTTTCAGGCTTGCAATAGCACTTTGACAGCTGCCGTAAaactttgcggaatccgcaaagtggaaaattttgaagagaTCCGCAATAATACCAGCAAAACTAAGCTGTGTCGCACTGCAAACCACGGACCACATGCTAATATTTAttaggggccccacacacgctccgacatgttgtacaactttgactccgcctccAAGTTAGTCCGACCAATTAAGTCTCTACAACCGTCTGTCCAAAAGTTGTTCCAACCAAAACAACAACGAACAATAATATCAGCAAACGTTATTTCCCTAGTAACTTTGTGCTTGCGCTTATGGTTTTGTTGCATCCCCACGGAATATCCGTTTA
The nucleotide sequence above comes from Armigeres subalbatus isolate Guangzhou_Male chromosome 3, GZ_Asu_2, whole genome shotgun sequence. Encoded proteins:
- the LOC134220464 gene encoding uncharacterized protein LOC134220464, with the protein product MMMKYLIGIMIWSCLLQLTSAEPETASNRPTNLEDIERDNLKSERHQAFKKEAYAPQQAQAAASHGPNHYSVQIAHHPGGATSHAGVNYLLPPSAPAPAPVPAPTHPGTNYVTPIPSGPSITYAKEYNPQYQPQYQSQQKVPQVHEDHSTYTVPSRQSLIQPIIGGSAPAQTFLTPQPQYVYVQAQQQVQQPPPQQQLPQPPQQTQYAAHNLNLPQSLLHILPHHQGAYIMIPPTTGYYQQQPASAQQYAAYMSDPDNQVQTYSHGESGQHSPQPAFSGPPAPTPAPVQKAPGVIYATPSSTPAPHRHQSPSSEFSIVKSVETPVYYSPDNHLNSPPVFHFTHSPAKPSIQIHQETQTHYPSLTHPNNGILNYFGLQHKHPTSLLDSYVPSSLQLSPVKQFPFPPKPAPIYRPSVPHFHHHLPPTQQLFYQPTYPVSHTAYPIYPPHAPSLPAQPIPAASAPIYNTIAYSVPLSQTKTATQYKRSPALETVAGVKYSHPRAVIPATSPSTSPFSGAITTKLQPASKF